cggttgtttAGAGTTATTCATAACGTTACAGTTGAAACAAAACCGTTCTTGGGTGTCTCTAGCACCCGCTCTAGCTTGTTAAAATGACTGCCAGATGAGGGAAAGGATATATTCAGGTGGtatgatgaataaacaaacacgAGTGCTCAATttccaatgtttttctttgtgttataGCATTACCCCTTTTCTGGAACTTTTAAGGGCCACAAAATCGGCATGGGAGTTTTGGGGGGTTAATTTTGGtacagggattttttggggttttgctggaagccctagggatttttttgggtcttgacttttggctccattcgatcatccccctCACTTGAAATCGCGAGTACCCCCCCTGGGCATTGGAGATCAGAGATTTCTCTGTTTACTATGCTGAATTCTCATGGCTAACGCTCGGtagcctatgactatttttATTCAGACATGGAGCCTCTTACAAAATATTCTTTTGTAAAATCACACCTTTCTCCTGCAAtgagaattcttaatgaaaaccctggaCAAACCAATGAgcttgcaaaataataatatcaagCTCGAGAGGGGCAAAAATTGAACCTACTTATTGACCATTGTTGACAACATGAAAAAGAAACTGCTGACACTTTCAATGTAGCTAACCTGCATTGCAGATGTAATCTATCCCCAGTTACTAACATCTGTGAAGCAGCACCAATATCCACATTCTGGGCCCTCAACAGACTCAACGAATTAATATAtgtttcaagtttttttaaaaggtaaataaatcaaatcaaatcgtGGTACACAGATTggagcccagaacaaggatttggGACCAGTTTCACAGAGAGACtgaaccagaagtttagttcctTCTGTGGGGCAGGCTACTTTCAAAGTGAATGTTGAGTTTAGGTCACCAAAACGCAGCCTGGTAGTTATTTCAGAAACATTTCTCACCTTTATGATACAACTCAagtgcttttcttttctttccttgttCATCAAATTTTAGAGCCTCGTTAATGTAGctaattattaaaaacaaacattaaataaaatacaatgacaTGTGTAAATTCACAGCTTCTCTAATAAGTAGTCTGTTACCCTAATAAAcgtaaattcaaattaaaataaatgctGTTTTCGATATGCTTTAATTTCTTCAAGTTACATGTCAGGTGACAAGTTTAATAAGCTATAAAGATTAAGGGTTGATTGAAACGTGACGCGCACTCACCGAAACGCTTCGTCGTGATGAGATTTCACTTTGGCAGAAGCTTCAGCCTCCATCCTcttgttatttcttttcagGTAACAATGCTTTTCGTTGAAGAACTCAGCTAGACCAGCTAGAGAAGGTCATTACAAAGCTACTATAAATAGAAGTACATTTTTTCACCTGACACAACGACACTCACACCGCCATTGTTATTCTTTTCCGGGTATATTATATGAACTACCTTTTGAAATGAGGAAAATCCGCTGAACGTTTGCACTTTTGGCTCTCAGATGCGCCCTTGAAAGACCTTTCCTTTCGATCCCCTTCTTTCAACATGCGGAAACGTCGAAGAACATCACAAAAACAGTCCCACTGGTCGCATTTTTTCTCATAAAGCCATTCACGGTAAGTATACAGTAGCAataaacattttgaaatatctGCGTACACGGCCATGAAGTACTTTGTATTTCAGACTTCACAGCGGGAAAAGTTTTCCTTGCGCGCGAAATTTAAGCTGAAGCCCGAAAAAATGCTTTACGCTATGTTCGAGTTCGCTACCTACATATTCGTCTCGCTACCTATTGACAAAGTCCAAAACTTGCACCCTCGGAGGGGCAAGCTtaaaagaacgagaaatatattaagagatttttttaaagcgatCAAGGGAACATTTTCAATGGTTTACAGAAAGGATTAAATATGTAGCGAATTTGTTGCGAACTAGGACGTAGCGAATTCGACGAGTTGCGAAAGCGGTTGTTACCGAAAAAATTGCTGTCAGAAGTATTCTTGTACAAAATATTGGACTCTGAAGCAATTGCCTATGCCTACCTTACCTGTACGACGTGTTTCCAGGCCTTTCTTGGTACTAGTAAATAGACCTATtgggctaactcaatgttgtacccaattctaaccctttgggaataaaacgttttgtttcaggattttttccatatcatttaaatgtgaatgccaaattataatgcaaatacaatacacaaaaaaTCTTAACCCcaggagatttgaattgggtacaacaatGAGTTAGCCGAATAATAGGTGGATGCTTTTCGCAGGTGTAGCTGAGACGAACGGCAGACCATGTGTGAATCGTGTACTGAAAGGCATTTGCCGGGCGGTATGTGATGCCCACCAACAAGGCAAGGTTTGCCTTATTACTGCCGCTTGTTTCCTTTGGTGCTacttcagaatacccggccGCAAATTTTGTGTTAAATGTACTGCTCCCATGGTCCACAGTGGCAGTCAGTGTTATTAAAAAGGACATTGCATTGGTCatgtgtgaaaatgaaaaaaggtttaCACTCCCTTCAATTTGTTATGCGTAAAGTATAACAGGTCACTGCAGTTCATTAAAAGGGAAAACGTCAATGAACACACGGACAGTTATAAAACTTCtttaatccccccccccccccccacacacacacacacacacaaacacaccCCCACTCAGTGTTCTCTCCAGGATCTTGGGAAGACCAGGGGTATTCTGACAAAATCCTAATCTATTCAAGATCATGTCAGTCATTTTTGGACAACCTTCCGCGCACCTGGGAATTTAGTTTAGTACTTCATTTAATGTCCCTTAAAGTGTCCTTGAATTTATGGCTAACCGTGCCGTTCAACGGAAAAAGCAGGCAATATTGCGACAAGTTTCATGGAAGGGTAAATGAGCTAAAACCTTATCAATTGCGAgaaaaagcaatgaaaaaacACTAGGCAATGTTTCAGTAACTTTAttgagtgtttttttctttacttatgAACAGGATCCTAGTTCCAGATGTTTAACTGCATAAGGTTTCTTCAGTTTTAAGCCAGGCGGCAACGATTTTTCAATGAATTAAGCCAGGTGGCCTGCCTGGCCTGAAATACCTGGGGAGATCACTGTCACTCACTCTTTCTCGTACCACTTTTCAGATTGGCCATTGGTTGTTAAAATGGGAACTCTGCTACTATAAATTTGGGGAAATTACAATAGACCTGTTCTACATCCCTGGGCCactgatttgtatgaaattgtccaccccaCCTTGATCTTTTCACTTTTGGCTCCATTCTTTGTGGGTATTGGATTAAAATGCGGGCCGGCCTACAGTGTATATACATTATTTCCCAAGAGTCTCTCTCATGCAAACAGCTACCCAGTGACCAAGAGACTTCAGCAAGGAGCCGGTGAAAGGGGCATTGTGGGGTATGGTACGGAATGTACATAACAACTGGTTCTGTCTGAATTCACCTTTGGGATGCCTGTGCAACTTTATCATTGCTCTAGATACATCTTTTATTAAGTGAACTGTACACTATTACTACAAAATTTCCCTATGCCTCAAATATTACTTAAACAATCCTGGCAACTTGAGTTTAAAGTTTTGACATCATGAATGAAAATAACCAGATTATTATAAATCAGATGTGTAATGAATGCAGTAATTGGTAAAATGTGAACATGTAAGATAGTCCCCTCCAATgcaacggtaaatttactttaagCTGAATACTTATGAAACTCTAAAATTTATCTTCTATGAATAGATAATCTACATTTATGCAGGCATAATTATTCATAGCAATAGTTGTAATCTTCACATATCTTACAATGATGCCTGTAAATGATCATTCTCAAGACAATTACCAGAAACAAAAATCATTACCCTCTTAAAAGgtaaaaatcaatgaaaaatatCACCTTTCTGTAGCAAAATATATCATACTAATTTGATTACAATAATCAAAACACAGATCCCCGTAATGataaatttaaagttaaaactactttttaaatcTTCCACTGAGAGAAAATCATTTGCCACaagtaaaaacagtaacacaACATAATGTTACAATGCTAATGGTGTCCTAAATTATGTATTTAACGAATATTAAACACAATGATAGGCAGAGATAACTTTCAAATCTCTGTCTACCAATCAAGAACagtttgttgagttttgaactccTGGAAGAAATAGTCCTGATAGCATGTTTTGAATCAGTTGCTTATTTTATCTGCATCATGATCTGgccataataacaataataacaaggTATAACCATATCTTATATTTTGAGTCCATAATCATCAATGTGGTAAACAGTATTGTTACCAGAAATTTCTGACTACTCCAAAGAATGAATTCATAGGTTGATATTTTGAAGACTCTGGGTTTAAACTTCTGTTGGACGTCCTTCTTCATCATCTCTGGTATAGTAGGACTGCAACAAATAATACATAACAACAGACATGTCATTCAAAACAACAAGGACCCTGCATAATGTGCAGACAGTCAATCCACAcaaacacatacatgtacagactgtgattaaaataatatattgtTAATTATATTAATATGCTTTACTAAAAAACTGGCAACTGAGGCTACATGTAGTTTTACTATGCCCACCTTCGCTACTACATCCCCATTCATGTTTAAGCTGCGGTATCTCTTCATTGCTTTATCTTCCCCTTGCAGAGACACAGAATCTGACCCTGAAAGATCAAGAGATACATGTTACATAATTTATGACTCCTGTTAAGCAGCAATATCTCCTCATAGCTTTATCTTCCCCTTGCAGCTGAGAATCTCTGACCTTGAAAAATCAATTAACATCagataaaatttcaaacattttattCACTGATATATTTATACAAGACAACTAAAGGGCACATCACATAGGTAATACTTGTAAACTTTACTTTGGATGCCCAGTTATGAACAAGTGTTGAATGTTTACTTGACCCTTTATTTAATTGATGATACAAATAAATGAATGGCCAAAAACAATGCAGTagagaaagaaacagttctATGTTGTGTTTGACCTATATGTAAATTAGTGGAGtcagtcttttttttaaaaaaagaaactgacagttttttttttcatttagaagTTAACTGAATAAAAACAGCTCCATTCCTTTACTTTttgtaattaaaattaataaatttaatttgGACTGAAATGCAATAGTGTACAAATTTCAAATCAATTGTAATGGCATGTTTCATGTTCAGGCCACTCCTGACATCTAGTTTTGAGATCATTATTATCCAAGTCAACAAATTGTGCAGGCACCTAAGTGTTATGTTTAATAgatattaataaataatgatcagTGATCTTCAAAGTTATGCTTCTAAACTAGAAGTACTTCTTTAAAAGACATTACAGTGGTATTAAAATCATCAACAAAGATGAATGTGGGGTTGGGAGAAGCACAAAGGGCTGAATCCGCACTGATTTGCAAGAAGGCAAAAATTGATCCGCTATgatcagcaagcaaagctacaatgcaacGCAACACTAGCAAAAGAGCGCATaaggagccctgcaattccccgAGGGTCGCCCTATTGGTTACATAGGAGAGTGGGAGAAGACCGCTGGCCAACTCACTCAAGTTTAACTTTGCCCAAATGATTTAAATACTAATGATTTTCCCCTGAAGTTTAAACCACAGAAAGATAGACAGAAAATAGCTTACTTTTCCTGTGAGACACGCTTCTTCCTGTTTTGCAAAACTGCACCACATTTCCAAGAACAAACAAGATTGGCAATATTGACAAAATAATCCATGTCACCCAACAGCCTATCTTGCCCTCTTCTGCCATAATTATCTGCCAAGTGTAGCTTATCAACACAAACTCTTCCACAAAGTAGTCCACACTGCCTGTGATCATGGCCGCCCCTATGAGAGATGTAGCCACAATGAAGAAACCCTTTTGCCATCTCATCGTCAAGAGACCGAATATCAGACTCAAACCAAGCAGCACTCCAAAAGGTATCCATCTGATGGTCACATGATAAAATGTCTCTATAATAAAGAAGATGGCAACCCCAATGAAAAAGCCAAGACCAAAACCTCCCAGAAATAATCCACAGTATGTAACAAATGTTGTTAGCAGGCCACAGAATATTCCTACAGCAACAGCGACTGCCACCAGGCCCCAGGTGGGTAGATCAGCGTGGTTACTGCAGATGACGTAGGTAACAAATGTTGCAAATAAGAAGCCTAGCAGGAAGAGACTGCACTTGAAAAATCTGTATCCTGCAAACACACAGTCAGGATTACAAAACTATTAGTAGATTGCACTGACAATGCAGAGTAACTTGAATACATGCAATGTGTTAAGCTCACAACAATGCTAAATGGTCTCTGAAACTGTACTGATCTACTTGTTTCTcttcttgttcaaaatattatccaaaaaataattgcaaaaCAGTGCACATGTAGTGTACAGATGTAGCTCAAGCTGTCGTATTAGTGAGAATCTGTACACGCATCCAGGCTACATGAATGGAAACtcttacaaaaaatgttccccTTTCCTGTTAAAAAGTCCCCAGCCCTGAGATTCCACACTGAAACTACTGAACCTTTCTTTGGCTATTTCCTGAAGTAGACCCAGACTCATCATGGGCGTCATGACTAATGCCTTTGGTCAACCTAACAAACAATGAGATTGTAACTATACTGTTTAATGAAACCAGAGACTACTACTAGCTAAACCTTAAGTCCTTTGTAGCAGAGCTTGCGGCATGTTGGGGGTAAATTGCCTCCTACAAGGAGAGGTGCATGACAGACAAGGGGGAGAAGAAAGTAAGAGACGCTTTTTTACTTCAGTGTGAAGATTTATCTTACCGAAAATAACCAAGTAAAATCCACACAGGACAGTGATACAGCATGTGACAATGTATGGTATATTGAGCTGGTTATTCAACACAAACACTTCAAAGCCATCACAGTCACTCTTCTTTATTCCAGGGGTGGCATTGTTTCGTGGTGTGGCATTagttggtatgcctgtggtttCCTGTAATTTTGTTGATGCAGGcacagtagtagtagtagtaaggTTATCCACTGAACTCAAATTACCAATAGTTGCCACTGGGCTTACTGTTATGTTTTGCCCTTGGCTTAAGCTAATGGCTGCAGCCATCAGTAACAATGCTGTAAGTTTGTTAGGTCTCATctgtttgaaagaaaataaaaataatattaataaaattcatatcagCTTAAAACTGTTGAATGTTACACAACTAAgaataaaaacgaaaaggaaactaaatttacaatttaagtAGCATCATTGCCAAGTTAAAAAGCATAgtctgttattttattttacaaagtAGCTTATATTCAATTTGTTACCCATTTCAATATTGTACATGAGCCAATctcgagttcaaatccttgacCATGTTTGTTAATTATAAAGCCAACAGGTTTGCTGCCTCGAGGCAAATTCGATTCTAAAACCTgttgtttcttattttattagcCCCACAAGCCTTTGTGCTGAGTACTGCCAAGCGTAAGCAAAGGaatttttataataaatagaGACTTAAATGTGCTTCTCAAAGCTTGTTTAAGATGGAtagataatttattttaattagcaCAGAATTCACTTTATGTACTGTAGTGTCTGGGATGGTCTCTGCCAAACTTTGAACAATAAACTACAAAAGTTACAATACCGCACTGCAAGAGTAATAATTACCAAATCTAGGTGTGATGCAAGTGTGGGTCCTCTTTTGGACATGCTTGGATGGGATAGGGTTTTGATTAGCTTAATAAACCAAAAGGCAGTTGTCATGTGCAAAACACTTAACAATCAAATGCCCCCCTACATGCAAGATAATTATGTTCTCTGTTCGTGATTTTTACTACAATATCCGGTGCTCTGAGAACATCTTGCATGTACCCAAAACCAAGGACTGAGTATCTTGAACGAAATCTTGGGTATTCAGCAGCTGTCCTTTGGAATGGACTGCCATCCGAACTATGTAAGCCTTTAACCCttacaaggtttaaaaagggacatcTTAGATTCATCAACAGGCACTCACACGGCAAACATGTAAACCAGTACTTTAGATTCTAATTATCATTTTATACTGATGTTTTactgtgtttaaataaagtatgTCTATGTCTAAAAGATACAAGTAGATCAAATTCACtataaaatattatcttttgaaaataaaacaggTGTTAAGTACTGTTCTAAAACTTACAGTTAAAATATAATGTCTTGCCCATCTCTTCGAAAAAATATGTATTAAAAGTAGTTCTCTGATAATATTGAAATAGACATGTCATAGCTAAAAACTTTGTTGGGTTATTTCttttaagggaaaaaatttagtcaaaataaaaacattttcaccTGTGTTAATAAATTATATACCGCACACAGACAATGAAATTTAGACCACAAGCATTTTCAATATCCCCAATATTCAATTTTGAATTCATGTCTGAAAAATCATTAAATTCAGAGAAAGCTATTTCCATTTGTAATGACAAAGTCAGTCATGAGACACTTAAAATCTTTTCTCTTTAGAAATCTAATATAATAGTaggaaaaatttaatttgtcaTATCAGCATTATTGTCTACCTACATGTATCTGTTTGTCTCAGTACAGGTCTCAAAAACTATAACTGAAactgtaatttttaatttttgacacCATGATGGTTCCTGACGTTTAAAGAtgatatttttcataaaaatacaaaaatttaaagCAAACCTTTGCAGAGTGTGTTTTGTCTAAGTAAAATGTGAGTCACTGTAGAATTTCACCAGACTTACCTCTGTGTATGGCTAGACTTATTTTTCCAATTACATTATTGCTGAAGACATGATATGAGTAGAGGGTTCTTCCAGGACAAAGTAAATGACTGTACTGAAAAGTTGTAGTAACAACACAACTTTAGGACTCCTGCATCAATCACTAAATACACTAACCAATGAATACTACAAAAATCAGCATACCTAGCTCTGTGTTACTTTATATGTGGCAGCTGCAGCTGATTTCTAGTTGGTGGTGGAAATTTCACTTATTAAAATGAAACCCATGCTCAAAACTgctgataattataatttaaaacTCTTAAATAATGAGTTGATCAATCAAACCCAAATATGGCAgtgttttgtttacttctttgtTCAATAATAGAAATACTTATAGACAGCTGCCTCTAGCAAAGTATTTTAAATCAACcaatgaaaggaaaatttgacaagaaaaaagatCAGTCACAAGAGAAAATAATgttattacaataaaaaaattgaaagcatGTTATAACATTTGcaaagtaacatttttttttttttcaaataaataataaatttagtttttttaaaaacgaaaAGGCAATGCTTCTCCATAATAATCACattattttttcactttcaccAACCAACTTTCAGAAAGCCCAGTTTGCCCTAGTGGCATTTAACACTATAATCTCCTTTCTCCTTTATTAATCTTCAAAATTTATCTTAGGTATAACAGCCTAAAACTACATTTCAACTAATGAGAATTAAATTAAATACGACAGGGAGTCAAAAATGCCACTAATTTTCCTCTGAGAGggttaggaaaaaaaaaaacaaaagaattttgtttttcagattactttttttcaattgtgaaaggtttgaactgAGGAGTCATTTCAATTTATTTGTTACTAATTGCAGAAACAGTGGGCTGAGAAACAAATGTGTCGACTTTTCATTTGACTAACTTGTGAGATGATGAAGCCAAGATTACCAATCATTTTGAAGGGGAGGGGGTTAAACTTCAATGAGTAAACCTTGGTCACAGTGGGAGTGTGGATAcataaattaataaatcaataTGTTTTTATGTGATCGTGTACTGGAACTTCACAAGCACTGTATTGTTTGTACCTAAGATACATGTATGTAATATaagttacaggtcaaattttatttcaggttaaaattatttaacctaggttaattctctatttcctttgcctcctagccctaattcatgaataattagacTAAATTTTGACCATATGTAAAGACTGCACTCAAGATAATTCCTGGAGAAAAAATTTCCGGGACTTTCTTAGTAATAATTAACAACATACAGAGTGGAGGGAAGTCCTCTCAATTGATCCCTCTACATGTGTCTGACTATGGGTGGATACATTAATTAAACGGGACAGTCTGAGTTCCAAATGTTCCACAGATATTTAAATGGAATGGGAAATTTTGTTCAGTATATATTGCTCTAATCCAAACTGATCAGTAGTGAAGCTTTACTTAATCTATTAGCTTCTACCACACACATTTTCATTTACTTTACACTTATGTAACTAAACCTGGACCATTTTATTCGTATATCATGCAGGACATTTAGTTAAATTTATTGATGGCTGTACGAATCTGCCGTCAAAACTCTGTAGGGACACCACTATAATAATCACATACACctctattatggacagtttttaGTCCTGAAGATACCAAACTTCATACAGTTCCTACATCGCTGATACGGACACCTCAGTACTAATGCGGACACTTGGCCATTTCTCATTTAAAAAcccaaatttgtgacattttattGCCGCCTATCATCAGTGTATCATGTCTATCATCCTATATAAATCCGGAGAAAGGCGTGTTTCCTGTCGTAAAATACGCCATCGAATTTTCATTCTATTAACGACACAACAATCGAaaacgacgacgatgatgaccAAAAAGTAGACAATATCTTTCCCTGTACTAAGAATGGATAGAAGAGACCAAAGACGAAATGAACACACACTCTTTTAAAGCCGGCAGTAACAGTAAAGTTCGCAATTGGGTAGTCAGTTTCAGTTCCATAGTATTTAGCTGAGTTGATAAATTAATGAATAACTGTTCCCGAAACCTTGAGATAAATCCCTAGCTGCTATTTCTGCATCAGCGACAGCACGTCCACGAAAGTCAGGGTATGTGCACTTATGATTTAAACATGGGAATGAAAAGCTATTGACCTCATGTGCGCTGCGCATGTATTGTTAACGCGGTCATGTACGCGACGTACCTCTGCATTTTTCAGCCTTGAAAAAGTTATTGATACGCTAATAGTTGTCCAAATGTTGGGCATCTTATTCGGCCTTAGTACGGTCATGTTCTCATGTATGTTGGTAGTCTTAGTACGCTAGTACGGTTAGTACGGCCTTGTTCTATGCGTGTCTGTATtttattcggtcttagtacgttagtacgcttagtacggccatgttctcgtgtatgttggtattttatttggtcttagtacgttagtacgcttagtacggccatgatctcatgtatgttggtattttttcggtcttagtacgttagtacgcttagtacggccatgatctcatgtatgttggtattttttcggtcttagtacgttagtacgcttagtacggccgtgTTCCATGTATGTTGGCTTttttttcggtcttagtacgttagtacgcttagtacggccatgatctcatgtatgttggtattttttcggtcttagtacgttagtacacTTAGTATGGCCGTGTTCCATGTATGTTGGCATTttttttcggtcttagtacgttagtacgcttagtacggccatgaTCTCATGTATGCTGGTAttttttcggtcttagtacgttagtacgcttagtacggccgtgTTCCATGTATGTTGGCATTttttttcggtcttagtacgttagtacgcttagtacggccatgttctcatgtatgttggtattttattcggtcttagtacgttagtacgcttagtacggccatgttctaaTGTATGTTGGTATTTCATTCGGTCTTAGTACGCTAAGAACGCctagtacggccatgttctcaagtatgttggtattttttcgttcttagtacgttagtacgcctagtacggccatgttctcaagtatgttggtattttttcGGTCTTGGTACGGCCATGTTTctatgtatgttggtatttaGATTTACCCTAATCACGTTAATACACTTAGTACTTCTACGTTTGCTGCCTTTTTATAGGCCATATAAATACCTCGATACACCAATTACGGACATGGTCTATGGCCACTGTATGgccaagagttctgcatttctcAAACAAATGAGCTCAGACTCCAGCTCTTCACTAAACATACATTATGTCCTATCTTTTTTTACAGTAAATATACCGTAGTACGTTGTTCAGGcgtactaagaaaaaaaaaaagaaaattcgttcCTAAACCTGGCATGGTATATGGCCATGTCCATGTAGGGGTTCGGCTATATTTAACACACTCACAAGGAAATAGTAACCAAgttgaacaaaaaaatataaaaatatgggcagcactaaaacatggaatccggaatccggaaacggaaacggaatcacggaaacggaaacggaaacggaaacagaatacggaatcaaatatcgatgatagaaaattaaagaatttcacaatacacaatttagtacaatccaaagagaatttgtcttagttttcttggcagttcccttaaatatattcttgttattgtgtcttgataaggtttgccgtagtgtgggttactgcactgcaaggccgatgaaagtaattttatgagtaatttttattcacgagttcatgggttgaataatacagttaaatattacttttgtagctaattgtcaagaatagtcgaagttagcctcagaccacaccacgtgattgtccccaaactgaatactccacacatgaccgaccggtgacgtgaccacagttccggtgttttagcaataagttcaactttttcgccaagctgaatactgatggaatactggtgtaccggtaattaagtttacgtggacgtccgtatttttgttgaagaggcttattaaacatggcgcattattttgatgtaatcggttgcggaatcaagcaaatgcatgcacaattctctcttctctgtggactccacaatgccatggttctcttgagtaagttgtcttgataaataaaactgaacactgttgaagacatCCCAGAAAGGACACtgagaaaaacttgacggcgacgcctttcagttatgtaaaCGACGCCTCAgacgattcaaacgaagtctgtctccatataacttacctttttgttAAGGCACTAGTTTTTTTCAGTcacgtttttctcctcgctttgctgtcccatgagaatttgcattcattgccgacagtggtatcaagcgtcttttcaccggaatcgactcctctagtgacACAGGAGTCTCCTCTCCTgtactcagctaatttattcatttgtgcctttttttttatctgtttatttatttcattgtcattgctaatattatttttttcaaatcgatcgcttggaaccttctttcacagattccgtattccgtttccgtttccgtttccatgattccgtttccgtttccggattccggattccatgttttagtgctgccgtaAAAATATACAATTTCAAAGATCATTTTCAAAGAATtgtatttaaaggaaaagtgtACTCCGCTAATAGcaaatatagaaattatagACGTCCAACAAGCCTTCTTTCAATTTGCTATCTCGGCACGTAct
The sequence above is a segment of the Porites lutea chromosome 3, jaPorLute2.1, whole genome shotgun sequence genome. Coding sequences within it:
- the LOC140930109 gene encoding transmembrane protein 198-like, with the protein product MRPNKLTALLLMAAAISLSQGQNITVSPVATIGNLSSVDNLTTTTTVPASTKLQETTGIPTNATPRNNATPGIKKSDCDGFEVFVLNNQLNIPYIVTCCITVLCGFYLVIFGYRFFKCSLFLLGFLFATFVTYVICSNHADLPTWGLVAVAVAVGIFCGLLTTFVTYCGLFLGGFGLGFFIGVAIFFIIETFYHVTIRWIPFGVLLGLSLIFGLLTMRWQKGFFIVATSLIGAAMITGSVDYFVEEFVLISYTWQIIMAEEGKIGCWVTWIILSILPILFVLGNVVQFCKTGRSVSHRKRSDSVSLQGEDKAMKRYRSLNMNGDVVAKSYYTRDDEEGRPTEV